The genomic interval AATTTAATCATCTGCACCAAAGCAACTGGCTTGATTTAAATTTTACAGCTCTTTCTGACATTCAGCCACTGAATAAATCAAATCCCACTGTCTCGTCGTTACTCTGTTGATGGTGATAACAAACTCAAGTATGGCTCCTCCTTTTCCATCTTCTTACGAGATGAGGGTAGAGTGCTATGCGTCATTACATCAAGATGGGCTGGGAAAGCACTGCTTCTTAAATAGTGTCATCCTGGATCCCTTTCTACAGAAGAGAACGCCAGGGCCTCATAAGATTCCCCCACCAAAGCCTCTGAGCCCCACAACGCTGCCTAAACCCCTCTAACCAGACAATCAATGGGAAAGGATGGAGAGTGAAAGGGGTCCTGTCTCcctgggaagggaaaggaggagaggcaTGTGAGGGGGGGTGTCTACAAATGACTGATTACTGGAAGCCTGGATTTTGTCTTCCAGGGTTACCTGTCAGAAGGGTTGGTAACGAAATGGTACCGCTCACCACGCCTGCTCCTCTCCCCTAACAACTACACCAAAGCCATTGACATGTGGGCCGCTGGCTGCATCCTGGCAGAGATGCTCACGGGGAGGATGCTCTTTGCTGGTAAGCTGCTACCCAGGcaccttccttctcctctgctgtagctcaataaaaggggaaaacagggcttccctggtggcgcagtggttgagagtccgcctgccgatgcaggggacacgggttcgtgccccggtccgggaagatcccatatgccgcggagcggctgcgcccgtgagccatggccgctgagcctgcgcatccggagcctgtgctccgcaacgggagaggccgcaacagtgagaggcccgcgtaccgcaaaaaaaaaaacaaaacgtgaGGGAAACACTTGTTAATCACAGACATGCTAGTCTTTCTCTTTGGCGTTACCTCTGCAGCTTTTATGGCACCTGATTATCAACCATTTCAGGCAAAATACTGGAGAGGCTAAAAAAAAGCCTTTTGAGCACAGAACTTTCAAAATCAATAATCGTGTATATTCGAACATCTTGAGACTGACCCCTGAAAACACCCGTCCTACATTTtcagccccttcctctcctctccctgccacTGTGAGAGGTCGGTCTGGAGTGCTCATTTGGAGAGGGGACCCCACAAGTCTCCCAGAGTCTCTGAACTGAGCCTACATGAGCCCACTGCAGGGAGAGGCCAAGGGACTCGTTCAGAGCAGATGCTGATCCGTAGGCACTTTCTGGGTCAGCGCTCACAGCATCCACAAGTGCTTAGTGCCGCACAGGGCATCATGGGGGACACGGAAGAGCCCCGCCCTTGGCTACCAGCTTCTGGAAGACTGGGACCCCATGGGAATCGGTGGTAAGGGGAGGGAGCTCTGTGCAGCTGGGTGAGTCAGGGGCATTTCTTCAGGAAGATGGGGCCTAGTTGGATTTAACCTGGTAGAGGTAAATGGCAAGGCTACTCATGCCAAAAGGGAAAATGGAGGAACTGGAGGTAAGAACAGCCTGGAAGTCAGAGGGAGCAGCAAGGATTCAGACCTGACCCATCCCAGCAGCGTCAAAGCTCTGAAGCAGCATCCGTGATGGCCTAAGCGTAGAAGAGGAGTGGAGTTTCCAAGATGCACAAAGCCTGAAGCTTCTTACAGATGAGGATGGTATTCATGGAGATTACACTCCATTTATGGAGACGACACTCCATAAATaatcatttgttgaatgagtgaataagtgaatgagtgctTGAATGCTCAACTCCATCCTGTCCCACAGACCTGGCACAgtctgtcttcctccctctgcccaaaGGAGCACAGAGGCAGTGTGCTCATGACACGTCCCAAGCTTAATTTGTTCTTCCtgactttttttcctcctaatggAAATCCAAAAGGTAAGACTCATTCCTAGCCTTAAAATCACTTCCTTCCCCAGCCCAGTAAAGGACATGCACAGAGGCATATGGGAAAGAGCATTTGGAAAGCCTTGGGCCAGGCTGCTCCCATCACTTTAGCGATGGCTGACTCAGGCTATATGAGACTGGTCCATTCCAGAGGCACAGAATGCTAGGGGAACGGATGGGGCCCCAGAGACTACCCCTTCTTTCTACATTTGACCAAGCCCCAGAGATGGCAAgcaacttgcccacagtcacacagcaagttagtggCAGAGTGAACTCAGGTtccctggctcccagcccagctctggTCCCCCTGCCCCAGGGTCGTAGAGCGGCCCGGGAGCTTCCACACACGCCAGCCACGTGGGCAGCACGCTCAACCATCTGGTGTTTACCTCCCCAGGGGCTCACGAGCTGGAACAGATGCAGCTCATCCTGGAGACCATCCCTGTGATCCGGGAGGAAGACAAGGACGAGCTGCTCAAGGTGATGCCTTCCTTCGTCAGCAGCGCCTGGGAGGTGAAGAGGCCACTGCGCAAGCTGCTCCCCGAAGTGAACAGCGAAGGTACCAGAGTCCGACGGCCAAGCCAGCACCTGGAGGCAGCACTCTGGTTTCACcctggggggctggggcaggCAGTCCCTTCCAAAAGGACCAAACAGAGTCCCTAGACACAGAAGCTGGGGACCCCTGGCAGCGGGCATTTGCCCTCGCTACTTCCAGACTGAGCTCGGCCATCAGGCCACCCTCAGGGCAGTCACAGCTGGTCCTCCACACTCTACCCCTgattttgcttccttttccttctttctcacttgcctccctccctctcttccatctccctttatttttccctctgtaaGGCATGGTATGGTTTCATCAGCTTCAAAGCCAGACCCAGGCTCAGTTCCCAGTTCCACCAGTGACTAGCTgtttggccttgggcaagtttcttaacttctctgcatctcagtttccttaactgtaaaatagATGTAATAATACATGACACACAGGGTCACTGTGACAAGTAAGTAAAACAGAATTTGTAAAGCCTTTAGCATAGGATAGTTGCTCCATCGTCTGAGATGTTACATTGCCACCAGCCTTCTACCTGCTAGAGGCTCCCTTAGGAAACCCCTATATCAGGTAGGATATGGTCTTGCCAATTGTAAAAGAAACCCAGATTATCAACAGCTTAAATAACATGTatttcttatttaagaaaaaagaagttaactttatttctctcttatatAATAATCCAAAGTAGATAGTCTAGGGCCAATGTGGTAGACCTGCTCTACCAGGGCCCAAGCCCCTTCTGTCTTGTATTTCTGCCACCTTAGGGTGTTGCCCTTACCAGCTGGGGGAAGGCGGGGAAGGAGGGCAGTTCCCTTGACTTAACCTCACCTCCATTCGTGTCCtgttggccagaacttagtcacatggtcCCACCTCGCTGCAGTGAGGCTGGGAAGTGGACACTTACTCCACTGCCACTCTGTGTCCATTACTATGAAAGAGGAGAACAGACATGGGGTACAGCTGTCTCTGCCACGCTCCTCTCCATCAAGAAACCAAGAACTTGGACTAACAATTTCTCTGGCCATGATCCCCATTCAatctgtctcagtttccccatctttaagGGAGGGGGCAATCTGATTCCCCACAAATTAAGACTCAGCCCATCCACATTTACTTTGATTCCTAGGCCTCTGTAGAAATCCCACCATGTGACACAAGGTTCAGAATTCTCAGGAATTCTGGATCAGGGATGTGTCACCCATGTCCCCATCCCCCAAACCACCACACGCATAGCAGTCCCTCGGTGACTTGGCTCTGAGTGTGGTGGGCCTGTCTTGCAGAGATCAGAGACATAAGTGATGGTCTAGCTGGGAAGATGGAGTACACGTCAGAGAtaagcagatgaaggaacacatCCTAAGGGGCTAACGAGAGCTCTGGGTatttggggaggggaagagagccACCAAGCACTGAGAGGGATAAAGAACCGGCCTGGAGGACTGGTGAGGGCTCAGATCAGCGGGAAGCTGACTGTAGGAAGTGAAGCTGGATAGGTGAGAAGGGCCAAGAGACTGCAGGGCTCTGAATACCCAGCGGACGTGTACAGACTTGATCCTGTAGCCGAACAGATGTTCACGAAAGCTTCACCCTCCCAATGCGCCAGCTTCCACCACAGTTCTCTCGTCTGCCACTGGGCTTGAAAAGTGGCCCCAATCAGCCTGGCCTCAGGGTAATGAGGTATGGCTGAAATGAAACTTCAGTGGGAGAAAGGGTATCACGCGCACCTGTCCCTAAGAGTCAGTTGGTGACTCTCGGTTTGTCCTGGATTGTCCATGTGAGGCCCCGTAGGCCTGGGAAGAGGTGGGAGTCCTCTCTGGCTGTCACCCTCAGAGGCTCGATGGACAGAGTCTGGGTGGACTGTATCCCTCAGCAGCCGAGACAGCCGTCACACCACAGGTTCAGGACAAGGGAGCAGGCCTGAGACCACGCCAGGGCGTTCACTTCTGAGCTCCACTTACAAGAAGAAACTATATCACAAATGACAGAGCTGATGAGGAAATCTAATAGACAAAACAGGGAAAGGAGTCCTCTGGGTGCagcaggggtgaggggtgaggggccctgcccacctgcctctTGATCTCCAGAGACGCCCCTGAGAATCCTTCCTGAGGATCCCTGGGGCTCTGAGAAGTCCAGCTGGGAATCCACTGGGGCCACAGAGAGGTGATGCAATTGTACAGAAGCCTCATTATATTAGAAGCACTAAAGAAAACATGTGGGAGGTTGAACTTAGAGAAAAGGAGTTGGTGGAGGCGGGGCGGTGTGGTTATGAGTTAAGGTGAAGCCAGTGCTGTAGCCCATAAACCTGAAGTCTCTGTGGCTTACCCGCTAGCCGTGTATTCACTGCTCAACTCAAGTTCAGACAGAGTGGGGGAACCTGGGGGCCGCGCCTGGGATGCTGGCCATGTGACATCTTCAATCGTAACTTTCAAGGCTCCCCCCTACCCGCAGGGCACCAACTTCCGGCCGAAGACAGGCGAAGGGAGAGCAGACACTCCTGCAGGAGGTTTCTATGGGTCTGGCCTGGAAGCGGGGTACACACATCATTTCCAGCCCCTTCCCATTGGCCCCAGTCACACGGCCACACCGAACTGTGGGGGAGGCTAGGAGATGTAGGCCAGTTGTGTGCCAGGAGGACAGGAGGCTTGCGTGGGACATGACTGCTGCCTTGAAACATGATGGGAACAGTCATGGGGAAGAGAGAGCACGCTGACATGGGGGGACCAGAGAGGGCAGAGCGAGGCTCGAGGGCAGGAGTTAAAGGGGCAGATTTAGGTTTGCTATAAGGCAGGATTTTCTAACACTTGGGCTTCCCAGAAGTGTCTGGGCACCTGCTGGAGGACCAGCTGTCAGAGAGAGGTAAGGGGAGATTCTCATCCTTACTAGAGTCAGTGAAGCGGCCTTCGGGGCTGGCATTTTCCAACGTCAGCGTTCGCTGGGTCTTTCTTAATACTGATGATGATGGGGATGACGCCTGCCAACGTTTAGAGCTccaactctctcacttccttgTCAAAAGGTTCAGGGTAGTAGGTGGGGCCGAGCGAGGGGCTGGGAGCCCAAAGAAGAAAAGACTTGCCCATCCTGGAGCTGGGCAGTGGCCGAGCTGGGCCCTGCACTGCCTGATTCTTCCCAGTCCTGGGAATCTGTGAGGCTGATTCTCTTTCAGGTCTGCAGCCCTGGGCCCAGAAGCATGCCCTGAGCCCCCGAGCACTGGGGAGGGATCAGAGTCACTGCTGCTTAACCGATCTTTCAGTCTAGGATTATGGAACAGAACTGCATCCTCCTGGGAGGCCAGTGACCTTCAGAATCCATCGATTTCCGGAATCACTGATAACTTTTTCCGCAGAGAGGTCCAGGGCTGGTGTGAGGGGCAGGGTAGTGGTGCAGGCTGAGGCCCACCCGGGAGCCCCTCAGAGGGCACAGAAGCCTGGCCCTGAGCTCAGCTGCTTTCCTCCTTTTCCATGTGGGCTGTAACCTGATTAGCCAAGCCATGGTTTAAGCGGAGCCTCCAGGGCTGAGAAGGAGTACAAACCTCCAGACCGGACTTGCCCTGAGATAACCCGGGGCTGAGCTCACAGGGCAGACAGGTGTCCCTACCCCCGCTCAGGACTAAGGGCACCTGTGCGCGGAGGTGATGTTCAGCCAGTGCACACCCGCAACGCCCTACAGGTGGCTGCCATCTTGATATACCTTCATGCTGGTTGGCAAATAGCCACCGCACAGGGCTCCTGAGTGCCCGTTTCCACGCCCAGGTTCAGCTGCCAGGTCCTCCCCTTGATCTATAGCCACTGAAGCGTTACTGCCTGGCACAGCACGGGGGCTGCAGCCCAGGGGATAAGTATTTTGAAGATGGCCTTTATTTGTCAAACCTCCAGGGGCAACATATGGTAGAAGGGGCTCTGGACTTAGGAGCGCTGGGCTGTCAGGCTCTGTCCCACCCGCCTAGCTCCACGGTGGCCCTTCTCACTGAGGCTTTTTGCTGCTGGGTCCTCCACCCGCTCCAGCAGCACTCAACCCATGACAAatgagggtggggatggagatACTCCAGCTTCCCCCGCCCCGAAGTGGGACCATCTCTGAGATGTGTCCCATGCTGTCTCTTGGAGGACCCAGTGGAACGGAGCCCCAGGGGCTCTCAGCAGGAACGGTTCATTGGCACATCCTCTACTGGCTTCTTCCCCATTGCCCTACCGGTGCTTCCTGGCATCACTGCCACATAAACTGCCTCCACCCCATTCCTTGTCTCTGGGGAAATCCAGCCTAAGGCAGAGTTCTAGCCCTGGACCTCCTGTAACCTGAGTCACTGTACCCCTCTGGACCTCTATGAATTCATTAGCGAAGTCAAAAAGCAGCGTCTGCTCTGGATTTGTCCCTGGACTGTGGTGAGGATCCTGAGAAAGGAAACATCCGAAAGCCTTTTGACAAATGGAAAAGTACAAACACTAGGGGGTGTCCCCATGCTGAGGCGTCTTATTCTCAGCTTGGCAAGGGCACAAATGACCTTCCTGTCCTGCTCTGCTCTCCACAGCCATCGACTTTCTGGAGAAGATCCTGACCTTTAACCCCATGGATCGCCTGACCGCCGAGATGGGGCTGCAGCATCCCTACATGAGCCCGTACGCTTGCCCCGAGGACGAGCCCACCTCGCAGCACCCCTTCCGCATAGAGGATGAGATTGACGACATCCTGCTGATGGCCGCCAACCAGAGCCAGCTCTCCAACTGGGACAGGTGCGGTTCCAGCCCTGGAGTCTGGAACCGACATTCCCGTCCTCTCATTTCTATTTGCCTCTGATCCTCCATGACCTTTCCTTCCATCTCCCAAGTTCTATAGCCCATAGGGCGCTTTCCCCAGCTTAGcctcctgcctttctctcctGTCCCCAGACATTCCTGGTAGATGACCAGCTATGACCTGCATGCGTGGTCGGGGCCTGCCTTTGTGCAACACCGGTCACCACCAGCTTTCCAACCCACCCCGAGTGTACTGCACACAGGGCTCAATACAATGTTGGGCAAGCATTTAATGAGCCCGCACAGCCAGAGCTCATGTCTAGTAGGCTGGGAATTTGCCCCAGAAAAGCAAAATGCAGCAACGCAAGACAAGAAAACAATGTGACATTTACCACCACACAACACCTTCATGCCGTTCACATCATTTGCACCTCCTGAGATGCCAGTAAAGGGGCACCATTATTATTATCGCTCATTGACGCACAAGGAAGCCACAGCTCAGAGAGATTAGAGATTGGCATTGTGTCACACACCTAATTCCTGGCCTATGTGGGGCCCTCCCCAATCTGCACCCATGTCAGACACTGCTAAGCAATCACAGGACTCTTCCCTGCTAAACTGAGCcgggcctcagaatccttctcaacacagtgtGCCCGGAAGTCACTACCAATGAATCAGAGTTGGATAGAAGATACAGTTTTTGACAATCTCCACATAAGCACACAATGATCTCCTAGGTCCCTTCCTGATCTGATGTTCCTAGATCAGGCACCTAAACATTTGGGCATCACCATCCGCTAATTCTGGAAGGAAGCACTGGGAGCCACTCGGTTTAGAAATAGAAGTCGAGGGCTTAGAAGCTAGGACTCCGAGGGGGCCTAAGTGGGAGCGCTGCTGTTGCGAGAATGTGACAGCTAGTTACATAAGTGACAGATGAGCAGTTTCTCCTTTCCAGTCATTTGACAGATGATGGATTTCAGATTAAGGAGGCTCCGAGGGAGGGTCAGGGCAACGTTGCTATTTCAGGACAGGTTTgttggtttgttgttgttgattgtTGTTATCAAGAGTTGCCAGCACATAGAGATTAATGAAGACTCTCTCCTCTGCCGCCCCCATGCTAGCCCTGCCCTTGACTGTGGTTCCTGCAGCCCCTCGTCCTCCACTCCACAGCACCTGGGGGCACGGAGCATTGGCTCTGCAGGGTTTGTCCTCTGCTTTTCATGGCTATGGCATGGCGTTGGTGTCAGGAAGACTGTAGCAGGGTTTCTTTGGCCCCTGCCCATCAACTCTGACCACTTCTAAACCTGGTGCCCCTCTGCTCCCAACCTGTCCCATCACACCTGCATGAGGAAGGCGGGCAACAAAGACAATGACAAACCCCTTCCCACAGGCCCTGCTGCTTCGGGCAAACTGCTTACCTCTGAACGctagtgtcctcatctgtgaagcagGTGGTAGCACGCACTCCACAGGGTTGCCTGGAGACTGCAGACACCTTACATCTGGCCCTTGGCATGTAGCAGCCAATGGTGACGGGCTTCACAAGTTCTTCCTCCAAGAAATCCCTGCAGTTTCAAGGACCCTCATGGGAGGAGGCAGTGTTCACCTCTAGGAGTGACCCCTACGTCAATGGCATcactgggagggtggggagaactGGGACCTTCCTGTGCCTCGCAAACCACAAGGCGTGGACTGCAGCTGCCCGCCTGCCCGGTCACACAGCCAAACCTGCCTGTCCTTGGTTCTTCCTGTGTGAGCCCTAGGCCTCCTGTTCTGGGAGCGGCTGGCTGCTGCCTGAGGCTTCCCCTgggctccctgcctctccccgccccctcaaTTCTGCATAGAACACCTGGCACAGGGAGGGAGGGCTCAGCCCAAGCTGATGGCCTGCCCACCTGCCCTTCATTTGCTCTTGGCTAGAAGACTTGGCTCTTCAGGGCCGCAGGACAGTTGACGGAGGGCAGAATTCCAAGGATCTCTGGCCTCTCCTGAGGGTGTCTGTAATCTTTCAGTACGCCCTGCCTGCTCAGCATCTACGCAAGGTGCTGCAGGGCCTCCAACCAGATCCACTATGGCAGGGGTTCTTAGCCCCGGCTGGAACTTAGAAACACCTGGGGAGGTTTGACAACCACGCAGATGCTGGGCCCCTCCCTGGACCTCCTGAATCAGCATTGGAGATGCGGGGCAGgcatggaattttatttttaatcccccCCAACAAGTGATTCTAATCTGAGCCAAGGCTGTGAAGCCCTCATTAGGGCgctgctactcaaagtgtgggccAGGGACCAGCAGAGTCAGCATCACTGGcagcctgttagaaatgcagactctcagaccCTGCCTCATCTACTGGATCAGCAACTGCATTTCAACAAGGTGCCCAGGTGATCTGTGTGCACATCAAAGTTTGAGGAGTACCGCACAGGTGCATCCACTAGAAAGTACCATTACATGAGGagaggggttttgttttgttccctgctgTGTCTGGTAATGCTCAGAACACCGCCTGccacataggaggtgctcaagaaatatttgtaggATATTCAATGAATACAAAAGGATACAAGAGTTAAGCCGGGTAATCAGTCCTTCTGCCTGAGCCCTGGAGGTTCACCGTTACTTTGTCCCATCACCCTCCCACCTTGGGAGGTGAGAGAAGGAGCTGGAGGgactgggaaggaatggaaagCCGGCCTGTGGGTGGCAGACAGGGATCGGGGGGGTTGGCTCCCTCCACAAAGCCAACCCGGTTGGAAGGGTCCAATCACCATCCTGTCTTACCTTTGCAGGTACCCTGTGAGCCTGTCGTCGGACCTGGAGTGGCGGCCCGACAGGTACCAGGACGCGAGCGAGGTGCAGCTCGACCCGCGCGCGGGCTCGGCGCCGCTGGCGGAGGACGTGCAGGTGGACCCGCGCAAGGACTCGCAGAGCAGCTCGGAGCGCTTCCTGGAGCAGTCGCACTCGTCCATGGAGCGCGCCTTCGAGGCCGACTACGGGCGCTCCTGCGACTACAAGGTGGGGTCGCCGTCCTACCTGGACAAGCTACTGTGGCGCGACAACAAGCCGCACCACTACTCGGAGCCCAAGCTCATCCTGGACCTGTCGCACTGGAAGCAGGCGGCCGGGGCGCCCCCCACCGCCGCGGTGGCGGCGGACG from Globicephala melas chromosome 13, mGloMel1.2, whole genome shotgun sequence carries:
- the MAPK4 gene encoding mitogen-activated protein kinase 4; translated protein: MAEKGDCIASVYGYDLGGRFVDFQPLGFGVNGLVLSAVDSRARRKVAVKKITLSDARSMKHALREIKIIRRLDHDNIVKVYEVLGSKGADLQGELFKFSVAYIVQEYMETDLARLLEQGTLTEEHAKLFMYQLLRGLKYIHSANVLHRDLKPANIFISTEDLVLKIGDFGLARIVDQQYSHKGYLSEGLVTKWYRSPRLLLSPNNYTKAIDMWAAGCILAEMLTGRMLFAGAHELEQMQLILETIPVIREEDKDELLKVMPSFVSSAWEVKRPLRKLLPEVNSEAIDFLEKILTFNPMDRLTAEMGLQHPYMSPYACPEDEPTSQHPFRIEDEIDDILLMAANQSQLSNWDRYPVSLSSDLEWRPDRYQDASEVQLDPRAGSAPLAEDVQVDPRKDSQSSSERFLEQSHSSMERAFEADYGRSCDYKVGSPSYLDKLLWRDNKPHHYSEPKLILDLSHWKQAAGAPPTAAVAADAGPRDDEPASLFLEIAQWVQSTQGVPERASPLPDGPERRLSASPPGRPAPIDGGASPQFDLDVFISRALKLCTKPEDLPDSKLGDLNGACISEHPGDLVQTEAFSKERW